The following DNA comes from Candidatus Methylacidiphilum fumarolicum.
GAGAATCTTCCTGTTTTTTAAGATCTAAAATTTGTCAAATTATCCTTTGGACCTTTTATAAAAAGATTTTTAAAGGAGACTGGAGTCTTTATCTTGATAACGGATCGAAATTTATTTACCGCTCTGAAAAGGGTTTTATACCCCTATCCTTTTCTTTTTCTGGAATTACTGATTATAGGGAGATGAAGTTCTTAAGCCGGTATTTGAGAGAAGGAGATTATGTTTTCGATTGCGGTGCCAATCAAGGTCTTTATAGCATATACATGGCAAAACTTGTTGGAGAAAAAGGTAAGGTTGTTGCCATCGAACCTTGCGAAAGATTTATTCAATTTCTTAATAGAAATAAAAATGAAAATAAATTTTATTGCATTGAAGTCCATCAAATTGCTGCTGCTAACAAGGAAGGAAAAACATTCTTTCTTGAAAAGGGTCCCTATAGCCGCCTAGATCCAAAAAACACGGGACATGACTCAAAGGCAGTCGAGGTAAGATGTCTTGAAGATCTTCTTGACGACAGAATTCATTATGTTTTCGGGAAAATAGATGTCGAAGGAGCTGAGCTTTTTGTTCTTCAAGGGTTGACAAAAATGCTTAAAAATGCAAATCCTCCCGCTATTCAAATTGAAATAACAAACTTGACCAAAGACTATGGATATTCAGCCTACGATCTTAAAGAGTTTCTTTTAACCTTTGGCTATCATATTTATCTTTACACTCCATGGTCTAACACTTTCATATATAAAAAAGAACCCTGGAAGCATTGTTTAAACTCTTTAGCCATCCATCAAAGGGAAATAGAATTTGTACAAAGCAGATTAAAAGGTAAGGCAGAGTGAATGAGGTTCGTTGATATGCTGTTTCAATGGGTATGTGAATAACTAAAGAAGCTTTCGAGGCTATGGCCAAAATCCAGCACCCATGAAACTTATAATGCCATTCAAACTTGCTTTATTGTTCGTGAATCATCGGATGGAGATTATAGTTTTACTTTTTCTGCAACTGCCTATTCCTCTTCTCCGCCTTCTATTTTTCTATTACGCATAATGACTTCGAAAATACTTAAGCAACTGATCTAAGACAGATCCTTATGGATTTTTGCTTGAAAAAAGTTGCATCGTCTTTACAACCCCAAGAACCTTGTTTATTTCATGGGTTCTTAAAAGATCCGTTTTGCCTAAAATGGCGAGCAGGGCGAAAAAAGCTTCCGCAGTCCTTACTTCATCTTGAAAACATTCAAAGGCATGAGGCAAGGCATGGCAAATTGGCCAACCAAACTTTCGAAGCCGAAAAGTATGAAGAAAGATTTCCATTTGCCTTTGGATTCGGGTAGGACCATCGAGGAGATTGG
Coding sequences within:
- a CDS encoding FkbM family methyltransferase, which encodes MNGYTRWYYWKRKLALYKKDLGSYTRESSCFLRSKICQIILWTFYKKIFKGDWSLYLDNGSKFIYRSEKGFIPLSFSFSGITDYREMKFLSRYLREGDYVFDCGANQGLYSIYMAKLVGEKGKVVAIEPCERFIQFLNRNKNENKFYCIEVHQIAAANKEGKTFFLEKGPYSRLDPKNTGHDSKAVEVRCLEDLLDDRIHYVFGKIDVEGAELFVLQGLTKMLKNANPPAIQIEITNLTKDYGYSAYDLKEFLLTFGYHIYLYTPWSNTFIYKKEPWKHCLNSLAIHQREIEFVQSRLKGKAE